From Sulfuracidifex tepidarius, one genomic window encodes:
- the thrS gene encoding threonine--tRNA ligase produces MSNNNYKPLWLKGGLLYAKALKDAGYHPVEVGLGERDFYVDVESETSITMNEADKLIEKVKSEGSVDVKVNAEVSPSNETPSHFKILNISVHHPDPSRQLVRIRGVAFSSEEQLKDYLSWLEKVSEIDHRILGEKLDLFSFHEESGPGLVLYHPNGQVIRNELMNFMREVNSSMGYNEVYTTHVYRSELWKISGHYELYKDKMLIFNHEDDELGIKPMNCPAHILIYKSRSRSYKELPIKFSEFGHVYRWENKGELYGLLRVRGFVQDDGHVFLMEDQLEQEVKLLVSKTLEVLSMFGFGKDSVKIYLSTRPDESIGTDKQWEKATSSLENALKSLKQPYEVKEKEGAFYGPKLDFEIKDSLGRSWQLSTIQVDFNLPERFKLEYVDRDGEKRRPVMVHRAIFGSIDRFLAILLENFRGKMPTWLSPVQVRVIPITSEVQEYARRVMQEFSSQGIRVDLDDSSETLSKRIKGSYDDGVPYIVIVGKKEASESKVTLRGRNNVEIRGVPLVSAVNEVKGEISRRDVNQTALERLRS; encoded by the coding sequence ATGTCAAACAACAATTACAAACCTCTCTGGCTTAAGGGAGGACTGCTTTACGCTAAGGCACTAAAAGATGCAGGTTATCATCCGGTAGAGGTAGGCTTGGGAGAGAGGGACTTCTACGTTGACGTCGAGAGCGAGACGTCAATAACCATGAATGAAGCTGATAAGCTTATAGAAAAGGTGAAGTCAGAAGGTAGTGTTGACGTCAAAGTTAATGCTGAAGTCTCCCCCTCAAACGAGACTCCCTCCCATTTCAAGATTTTAAACATCTCAGTCCATCACCCTGACCCCAGCAGGCAGCTGGTCAGAATAAGGGGTGTAGCTTTCTCCTCGGAGGAGCAGTTAAAGGACTATCTCTCTTGGCTAGAGAAGGTATCAGAGATCGACCACAGGATACTTGGAGAGAAGTTGGATCTCTTCAGTTTCCATGAGGAGTCTGGTCCAGGTCTTGTGTTATATCATCCTAATGGCCAAGTCATAAGGAACGAGCTGATGAACTTCATGAGGGAGGTCAACTCTTCAATGGGATACAACGAGGTATACACGACCCACGTTTACAGATCGGAGCTCTGGAAGATAAGTGGACATTACGAGCTGTACAAGGACAAAATGTTGATCTTCAACCACGAGGACGACGAACTCGGGATAAAGCCAATGAACTGCCCTGCACATATCCTCATCTACAAGAGTAGGTCCAGAAGTTACAAAGAACTTCCAATAAAGTTCTCTGAGTTCGGACACGTATATAGATGGGAAAATAAGGGCGAGCTATACGGTCTTTTGAGAGTCAGAGGTTTCGTTCAAGACGACGGCCACGTCTTCTTAATGGAGGACCAGCTGGAACAGGAAGTGAAGCTTCTTGTGTCTAAGACGTTAGAAGTCCTATCCATGTTCGGCTTCGGTAAGGACAGCGTGAAGATCTACTTGAGTACACGTCCTGACGAGAGCATTGGAACTGATAAGCAGTGGGAGAAGGCGACCTCTTCCCTCGAGAACGCCCTCAAATCGCTGAAACAGCCTTACGAAGTCAAGGAGAAAGAGGGGGCATTCTACGGTCCTAAACTCGACTTTGAGATAAAAGATAGCCTAGGCAGATCGTGGCAGTTATCGACTATACAGGTGGACTTCAACTTACCAGAGAGGTTCAAGTTAGAATACGTTGATCGTGACGGGGAGAAGAGGAGACCCGTAATGGTACATAGGGCGATCTTCGGATCCATAGACCGTTTCCTCGCTATCCTACTCGAGAACTTCAGGGGTAAAATGCCGACGTGGCTCTCTCCCGTACAAGTTAGGGTGATACCCATAACCTCAGAGGTTCAGGAATACGCAAGGAGGGTGATGCAGGAGTTCTCCAGTCAGGGGATAAGAGTTGATCTGGATGACTCCTCAGAGACCCTTTCAAAAAGGATAAAGGGATCTTACGACGATGGAGTCCCTTACATCGTAATAGTTGGGAAGAAGGAGGCGTCTGAATCTAAGGTCACCTTGAGGGGGAGAAACAACGTTGAAATTAGAGGAGTTCCTCTAGTTTCTGCAGTAAATGAGGTAAAAGGTGAGATAAGCAGAAGGGATGTGAACCAAACTGCCTTGGAGAGACTAAGATCATGA
- a CDS encoding succinate--CoA ligase subunit beta — translation MKLYEYEGKILFRKVGIKTPNSLLVPPANDLPKGKVVVKAQLLEGGRGKRGLVRITEDASEAIKQMREEGVEKFLVEEYVPHEYEFYLSCMVDRDSQEPMFAIGKGGINVEEEGDIRTRVVSMERGVRFFDALEVSKFMKANPEEVMMVMRGLYELVLNYGVELAEINPLAVKDGSLIALDSKVIIEDNSLIRIGETLKSLGIHVERPSAYVELDGDIGIIGNGAGLTMATMDMVKIAGGSPADFLDVGGGADRNHVKESMLKVLRNPKVKKVIANIYGGITRCDEVALGVVDALKEINKPVYIRLSGTNEEQGERILEENNVKVYHDVPKMIGDALRS, via the coding sequence ATGAAGCTTTACGAATATGAGGGAAAAATTCTATTCAGGAAAGTGGGAATAAAGACTCCCAACTCCCTTTTGGTGCCTCCGGCAAATGACCTCCCTAAAGGGAAGGTAGTCGTGAAGGCCCAGCTTCTTGAAGGAGGGAGAGGTAAGAGAGGGCTCGTGAGAATAACTGAGGACGCCTCAGAGGCCATAAAACAGATGCGCGAAGAGGGTGTGGAGAAGTTCCTGGTTGAAGAGTATGTGCCCCACGAATATGAATTCTACCTTTCATGCATGGTAGACAGGGACTCCCAGGAGCCGATGTTTGCAATCGGAAAGGGCGGCATAAATGTGGAGGAGGAAGGGGACATCAGAACCCGGGTAGTCTCCATGGAGAGAGGAGTGAGGTTCTTCGACGCGCTAGAGGTTTCAAAGTTCATGAAGGCAAACCCAGAGGAGGTAATGATGGTAATGCGTGGGTTGTACGAACTCGTACTAAACTACGGTGTGGAACTTGCAGAGATAAATCCCTTGGCTGTGAAAGATGGAAGTTTGATCGCCTTAGACTCCAAGGTAATCATAGAGGATAATTCACTGATCAGGATAGGGGAGACTCTCAAGTCTTTAGGGATACACGTTGAGAGACCGTCTGCGTACGTGGAACTTGACGGTGATATCGGCATAATAGGTAACGGTGCAGGACTCACTATGGCAACCATGGACATGGTGAAGATTGCGGGAGGATCTCCTGCCGACTTCCTAGATGTCGGTGGTGGAGCTGACAGAAACCACGTGAAGGAGTCGATGTTGAAGGTGTTGAGGAATCCCAAGGTGAAGAAGGTGATCGCAAACATATATGGAGGAATTACAAGGTGCGATGAGGTTGCTTTAGGTGTTGTGGACGCCTTAAAGGAGATAAACAAGCCCGTGTATATCAGGCTCTCAGGAACAAACGAGGAACAGGGGGAGAGAATTCTTGAGGAAAACAACGTGAAGGTCTACCACGATGTACCAAAAATGATAGGTGATGCTCTACGCTCGTGA
- a CDS encoding endonuclease III domain-containing protein encodes MGRGRENSSISYYVERMLSIFLENRQLITEKGWIVSDPESPRWWGGLESYEEIIISSILVQMTRWETVAEVIENMRQRGYTNIRSLASLSEDEILSIIRKVNFSRTKAKRLRALAIEASKYPTLKEFVKYGLRDLEGIGDETYYSLLLFVGNETQFPPSEYGSRVMSRVTSMRIPKSRVRETIESNLERDLFKYKLFHSGLVTVGRTSCFKEPKCGKCILKMICKLNNNNEALRI; translated from the coding sequence ATGGGCCGGGGACGGGAAAACTCGTCGATTTCATATTACGTTGAAAGAATGCTTTCCATTTTCCTTGAGAACAGACAATTGATCACGGAGAAAGGTTGGATCGTATCAGATCCAGAGTCCCCTAGATGGTGGGGAGGACTGGAAAGCTATGAAGAGATAATCATTTCGTCAATACTTGTTCAGATGACCAGGTGGGAAACCGTGGCTGAAGTGATAGAAAACATGAGGCAACGAGGTTACACTAACATTAGAAGTCTCGCCTCTCTCAGCGAGGATGAGATCCTTTCCATCATAAGAAAGGTTAACTTCAGCAGGACCAAAGCCAAGAGACTGAGGGCTTTGGCTATTGAGGCGTCGAAGTACCCCACATTGAAGGAATTCGTTAAGTACGGGCTGAGGGATCTTGAGGGAATAGGGGACGAAACTTACTACTCCCTTCTGCTCTTTGTAGGCAACGAAACGCAGTTTCCTCCCTCAGAGTACGGTAGCAGGGTAATGAGTAGGGTCACCTCAATGAGGATACCAAAGAGCAGAGTGAGGGAAACTATAGAGTCAAACCTTGAGAGGGACCTCTTCAAATACAAGTTATTCCATTCAGGTCTAGTAACGGTTGGAAGAACCTCGTGCTTTAAGGAACCTAAATGCGGGAAGTGTATACTTAAAATGATTTGCAAACTAAACAATAATAATGAAGCTTTACGAATATGA
- a CDS encoding methylated-DNA--[protein]-cysteine S-methyltransferase: protein MMIYGVYKSPLGDITVAKDDKGLVMLDFCDCYEPSALDNESFSDFFHKLDLYFQGERVDLRERVSIRGNHFRLSVFKEVMKIPWGEVRTYKQIADEMSTSPRAVGSSLSKNNILLVIPCHRVISEKGIGGYSRGVELKRKLLELEGVKIPSE from the coding sequence ATCATGATATACGGGGTGTACAAGAGCCCATTAGGTGATATAACCGTAGCTAAGGACGACAAAGGTTTAGTGATGCTCGACTTCTGTGACTGTTATGAGCCTTCTGCGCTCGATAATGAGAGTTTCAGCGATTTCTTTCACAAGCTAGATCTGTACTTTCAGGGTGAAAGGGTAGACCTTAGAGAACGGGTTAGCATCAGAGGAAACCACTTCAGGCTTTCAGTCTTCAAGGAAGTCATGAAGATACCGTGGGGAGAAGTCAGGACGTATAAGCAGATAGCTGATGAAATGTCGACATCACCTAGGGCTGTAGGTTCGTCGCTGTCGAAGAACAACATACTCCTTGTAATACCCTGTCACAGAGTGATTTCAGAGAAAGGGATAGGAGGCTATTCAAGAGGCGTTGAGCTCAAGAGGAAGTTGCTTGAATTAGAGGGAGTGAAGATCCCTTCTGAATAG
- a CDS encoding class I SAM-dependent methyltransferase, producing the protein MSSRALSGIWKRIEIVGDVAIIGIPFNMSPEEVRPFAMDVMRENSKVRAVWGRPRGTEGNFRLSHYVHICGEMRSETLYRENGATFLLDFRKVFFSQTLSYEHRRISSLVRRGETVINMFSGYGPFSILSKIHGAGKVYSMDINPYAYYYTMVNVELNKAYGVLPILGDAFKRIYEVEKADRIICPLPERDEEAFEVAKQRVKGGGESFIHVFAEVKVNKGENPVKEALRKFKGDFARVVRSVKPGTYHVVVDVRV; encoded by the coding sequence ATGAGTTCGAGGGCACTGTCAGGGATATGGAAAAGAATTGAAATAGTAGGAGACGTGGCCATAATAGGAATACCCTTTAACATGTCTCCAGAAGAGGTCAGGCCATTTGCGATGGACGTAATGAGGGAGAACTCTAAGGTTAGGGCAGTATGGGGGAGACCTAGGGGAACTGAGGGAAATTTCAGACTCTCACATTACGTTCACATCTGCGGTGAGATGAGAAGTGAGACCCTATACAGAGAGAACGGAGCGACGTTCTTATTAGACTTCAGGAAAGTCTTCTTCTCCCAAACTCTGTCCTATGAACACAGGAGGATATCTAGCTTGGTGAGAAGAGGTGAAACTGTCATAAACATGTTCTCTGGCTACGGGCCCTTCTCTATTCTGTCTAAGATCCACGGGGCTGGAAAGGTGTACTCTATGGATATTAATCCTTATGCTTATTACTATACAATGGTCAACGTGGAACTTAACAAAGCCTATGGGGTTCTTCCAATCCTCGGAGACGCGTTTAAGCGAATCTACGAGGTCGAGAAAGCCGACAGGATAATATGCCCCTTGCCTGAAAGGGACGAGGAGGCATTTGAGGTAGCCAAACAGAGAGTCAAAGGTGGAGGAGAGTCTTTCATACATGTTTTCGCAGAAGTGAAGGTGAATAAAGGTGAGAACCCTGTGAAGGAGGCATTACGGAAGTTCAAAGGTGATTTCGCCCGCGTAGTCAGAAGCGTGAAGCCGGGGACATACCATGTCGTAGTTGACGTGAGGGTTTGA
- a CDS encoding HD domain-containing protein codes for MKLIRDPVHGYIELDEQTLHVISNPFFQRLRQVTQTGVAYMVYPGMTHKRFEHSLGTMYLAKEFCSFLRRNSEVDFLTPEITSLISIAGLLHDIGHMPFSHTFENVLSVLSKVYGIDVEEYGKKTHVVMGERIIQDELSHILEREFSYARVDPVKFVVNVISGNPRTEEERLGSLMISSLLDADRSDYLLRDSYFAGVDYGKFDIERLKRVMVYVDGKLAIMKKATPIVEEFLLARMYMYENVYFHSVVGMYNAILTHGISKLVRENRMGIPSSPSDLLKLNEFNILSSLQHDGGEFYQGLIERNGFRRIKKDISESCLESTGIRDELSKETLETNGLIMFHDFFDVPYVEDEKEAIFIYDGDDVERFSTVSNVAKSMKELRKAIVIYHEKMKDRVSKFERIISSCK; via the coding sequence ATGAAGCTGATAAGAGACCCAGTTCACGGTTACATAGAACTGGACGAGCAAACCCTTCACGTAATCTCAAACCCTTTCTTTCAACGTCTAAGGCAAGTTACGCAAACCGGAGTTGCATACATGGTTTACCCGGGTATGACCCATAAGAGGTTTGAACACAGTCTGGGTACCATGTATCTGGCTAAGGAGTTCTGCTCTTTCCTTAGGAGGAATTCAGAGGTCGATTTCCTGACCCCAGAGATCACGTCCTTGATATCGATAGCCGGCTTACTTCATGATATAGGTCACATGCCATTTTCGCACACGTTCGAGAACGTTCTAAGCGTTCTCAGTAAAGTTTACGGAATTGACGTAGAAGAATACGGCAAGAAGACCCACGTAGTCATGGGGGAAAGGATAATTCAGGACGAACTCTCTCATATACTGGAGAGAGAGTTCTCATACGCCAGAGTAGACCCCGTGAAGTTTGTCGTCAACGTAATCTCCGGGAATCCACGTACAGAGGAGGAAAGACTTGGCTCCCTAATGATATCCAGTCTCCTTGATGCTGATAGGTCGGATTATCTACTAAGGGACTCGTACTTTGCTGGTGTAGACTATGGAAAGTTCGACATAGAACGCTTGAAGCGTGTCATGGTTTACGTAGATGGAAAGCTAGCTATAATGAAGAAAGCTACCCCTATAGTTGAGGAGTTCCTTTTGGCTAGGATGTACATGTATGAGAACGTATATTTCCACAGCGTAGTGGGGATGTATAACGCAATCCTCACTCACGGGATATCTAAGCTTGTGAGGGAAAACCGCATGGGCATACCTTCTTCTCCATCAGACCTATTGAAACTCAACGAGTTCAACATACTTTCTTCGCTTCAGCACGATGGAGGCGAGTTCTATCAAGGACTAATAGAGAGGAATGGGTTCAGGAGGATTAAAAAGGACATTTCTGAGTCGTGTTTGGAGAGCACTGGGATCAGAGACGAGCTGAGCAAGGAAACCCTAGAAACCAACGGACTCATCATGTTTCATGACTTCTTTGACGTCCCCTATGTAGAGGATGAAAAAGAAGCGATATTCATTTACGACGGAGATGATGTGGAAAGGTTTTCTACGGTCTCCAATGTGGCTAAAAGTATGAAGGAGTTGAGGAAGGCGATCGTGATTTATCACGAAAAAATGAAGGATAGAGTTTCTAAGTTCGAGAGAATTATCTCATCGTGTAAGTAG
- the sucD gene encoding succinate--CoA ligase subunit alpha, translating into MNKDTKVLVQGITGREGSFHTRLMKSYSTKIAAGTSPGKGGTQVEGIPVYDTVEEAVKEHEIDASIIFVPASNAADAIVEAADSNIKLIVTITEHIPVIETLRAVRYAKSRGSSVIGPNSPGLIAPDETMIGIMPSRAFRKGRVGIISRSGTLTYEVAEVLKDRGQSLVVGIGGDPIIGSSMLDLAKEMEADPQTDSIVVIGEIGGIMEERLASAIARGEIKKKVVAYMAGMTAPKEKRMGHAGAVVYMGMGTFQSKIEAFKRANVKVAKTPYEIPEMI; encoded by the coding sequence GTGAACAAGGATACTAAAGTCCTAGTTCAAGGTATAACTGGCAGGGAAGGGTCGTTCCACACCAGACTAATGAAATCATACAGCACTAAGATAGCAGCAGGAACTTCTCCAGGAAAGGGAGGTACCCAAGTAGAAGGAATACCAGTATACGACACTGTGGAAGAAGCCGTCAAGGAACACGAGATAGATGCCTCAATAATCTTCGTACCAGCGTCTAACGCTGCAGATGCCATTGTAGAAGCCGCAGATTCCAACATCAAGTTGATCGTGACTATTACGGAACATATACCCGTCATAGAAACCTTGAGGGCAGTGAGGTATGCTAAGTCTAGGGGATCATCCGTTATAGGGCCGAACTCTCCGGGGCTCATTGCCCCAGACGAGACCATGATCGGGATAATGCCGAGTAGGGCGTTCAGGAAAGGAAGAGTGGGTATAATATCCAGGTCTGGGACTCTGACATATGAAGTAGCTGAGGTACTCAAAGACAGGGGCCAGTCATTGGTTGTTGGGATAGGCGGGGATCCTATAATCGGAAGCAGCATGCTTGACTTAGCTAAAGAGATGGAGGCTGACCCACAGACTGATAGCATAGTAGTCATAGGTGAAATAGGAGGGATCATGGAGGAGAGGCTTGCATCAGCCATAGCCAGAGGAGAGATAAAGAAGAAAGTGGTAGCCTACATGGCTGGAATGACAGCGCCGAAGGAGAAGAGGATGGGACACGCTGGGGCAGTGGTTTACATGGGAATGGGTACATTCCAAAGTAAGATAGAGGCATTCAAAAGAGCTAACGTGAAGGTAGCTAAGACGCCGTATGAGATACCCGAAATGATCTAA
- a CDS encoding UDP-N-acetylglucosamine--N-acetylmuramyl-(pentapeptide) pyrophosphoryl-undecaprenol N-acetylglucosamine transferase has product MKILVIASGGGHTGYARAVAQYLPFKADFAVPKGDKWSIEVLSEYASRIFEVTKARGPKDGLGALLRNSLKSISESLSLEKYDVVIATGSNHSLFVALTTKLKGSRVFAIESQDRIVTKGKAVSLLSRFSEKVFVHWEEQRSLYRNSYVTGPIVEKPRYSPRDSGYVLVTAGTMGFPRLFKEVSKTKGFDFVVQTGQVEPSTVTASKVFSFDPDMERIIANASIVVTHQGKTAMESVVMYRKPTVIVYNADWTKAATKEDTRLYAKILGATFLDDPSTWKGGELTKALSNPMEPKQYGPGTGKLVDFILR; this is encoded by the coding sequence TTGAAGATTCTAGTAATAGCGAGCGGAGGAGGGCACACGGGTTATGCCCGTGCCGTAGCTCAGTACCTTCCTTTTAAGGCAGATTTCGCAGTCCCAAAGGGAGACAAGTGGTCAATAGAAGTCCTGAGTGAATATGCGTCGAGGATCTTCGAAGTAACCAAAGCAAGAGGTCCTAAGGACGGACTGGGGGCTCTTCTGAGAAACTCCCTTAAATCCATAAGCGAGAGCTTATCGTTGGAGAAATACGACGTCGTGATAGCCACAGGTAGTAATCATTCCCTCTTCGTTGCACTTACCACTAAACTGAAGGGCTCAAGGGTTTTCGCCATAGAGAGTCAGGACAGAATAGTTACTAAGGGAAAAGCGGTGTCTCTACTATCCAGATTCTCGGAGAAAGTCTTCGTTCACTGGGAAGAGCAGAGATCTCTTTACCGTAACTCATACGTGACCGGTCCTATAGTGGAGAAACCCAGATACTCTCCAAGGGACTCAGGATACGTGCTAGTAACTGCAGGTACCATGGGTTTCCCTCGTCTTTTCAAAGAGGTCTCCAAGACTAAAGGCTTCGACTTCGTGGTACAGACAGGTCAGGTTGAACCTTCCACCGTGACTGCGTCCAAGGTATTCTCATTCGATCCGGACATGGAGAGAATAATAGCAAATGCATCAATTGTAGTTACGCATCAAGGGAAGACAGCCATGGAATCTGTGGTAATGTACAGGAAACCCACGGTGATAGTTTACAATGCAGACTGGACTAAAGCTGCGACTAAGGAAGATACAAGACTTTACGCTAAGATCCTGGGCGCAACGTTCTTGGACGATCCCTCAACCTGGAAAGGGGGAGAACTGACCAAAGCTTTATCCAATCCCATGGAGCCTAAACAATATGGGCCGGGGACGGGAAAACTCGTCGATTTCATATTACGTTGA
- a CDS encoding purine-nucleoside phosphorylase, producing MNPVHLLAKKGEVAERVLMAGDPGRVKLLSSLLEEAKLVNENRGYLIYTGKYRGVDVSIATHGIGGPSMAIVLEELIMLGGRKFVRYGTAGSFLAEVKIGDYVVVTGASYNPGGLFYQYMRDNSSVASTPDFEITKELFSSFSSSKLPFHAGNVFSSDAFYAEDESFVSRWASKGNIAVEMECATLFFLSKMRKVRSGAVVVISDTLTGESKWISKEELEERVQRGAKAILDVLIKV from the coding sequence GTGAATCCAGTTCATCTGTTAGCTAAGAAAGGGGAAGTGGCTGAAAGGGTATTAATGGCTGGAGACCCAGGCAGGGTAAAGTTACTTTCCAGCCTTCTTGAGGAAGCTAAACTAGTTAACGAGAACAGAGGATACTTGATATACACGGGGAAATACAGAGGGGTAGACGTGTCCATTGCCACTCATGGCATTGGAGGTCCTTCAATGGCTATAGTCTTGGAGGAACTCATTATGCTGGGCGGAAGGAAGTTCGTCAGGTACGGAACTGCTGGGTCTTTCCTAGCGGAAGTGAAGATAGGGGACTACGTAGTAGTCACAGGGGCGTCGTATAACCCTGGAGGACTTTTTTACCAGTATATGAGGGATAACTCGTCTGTAGCTTCGACCCCAGACTTTGAGATCACAAAGGAGCTTTTCTCCTCATTTTCATCATCTAAACTTCCTTTCCATGCGGGGAACGTGTTCAGTAGTGATGCGTTTTACGCGGAGGACGAGAGCTTCGTTTCTAGGTGGGCATCTAAGGGAAACATAGCCGTTGAGATGGAATGTGCGACACTGTTCTTCCTTTCAAAAATGAGGAAAGTTAGGAGCGGTGCAGTGGTTGTGATAAGCGATACTTTAACGGGAGAGTCTAAATGGATTAGCAAGGAAGAGCTTGAGGAGAGAGTTCAAAGAGGGGCTAAGGCTATACTAGATGTCTTGATTAAGGTCTAG